Proteins found in one Zea mays cultivar B73 chromosome 1, Zm-B73-REFERENCE-NAM-5.0, whole genome shotgun sequence genomic segment:
- the LOC103631177 gene encoding protein FIZZY-RELATED 2 — MDHHLTPTPPPPPPPMGNSAAGASSKPPTPASTPNSRLASAPSSRHAATPPHASAAASAPAPASRTVYSDRFIPSRTGSNLALFDLAPSPSSAASSSHSHDAGPAASSGSAQPAASPYCTLLRAALFGPDTPDRVASSAAACSSSSSSFSPGPSPVGTPATGNIFRFKTEVRRNAKRALFSGDQEEDALFPGIFTTRGAGPRKVPRSPYKVLDAPALQDDFYLNLVDWSSHNVLAVGLGNCVYLWNACSSKVTKLCDLGVDDNVCSVGWAQRGTHLAVGTKQGKVQIWDATRCKRIRTMESHRMRVGALAWSSSLLSSGSRDKSILHHDIRAQEDYVSKLTGHKSEVCGLKWSYDNRQLASGGNDNGLFVWNPHSVQPVLKYTEHTAAVKAIAWSPHLHGLLASGGGTADRCIRFWNTTTNTHLSCVDTGSQVCNLAWSKNVNELVSTHGYSQNQIIVWRYPTMSKLATLTGHTYRVLYLAISPDGQTIVTGAGDETLRFWNVFPSPKSQSSDSLSCIGGTSFVRSYIR, encoded by the exons atGGACCACCACCTCAcgccgacgccgccgccgccgccgccgccgatgggGAACTCCGCGGCGGGGGCGTCCTCGAAGCCGCCGACGCCGGCGTCCACGCCCAACTCGCGCCTCGCCTCGGCGCCGTCCTCCCGCCACGCCGCCACGCCGCCGCACGCGTCGGCGGCGGCGTCCGCCCCGGCGCCGGCCTCGCGCACCGTCTACAGCGACCGCTTCATCCCCAGCCGCACCGGATCCAACCTCGCGCTCTTCGACCTCGCCCCCTCGCCCTCCTCCGCCGCCTCGTCCTCGCACTCGCACGACGCCGGCCCCGCGGCCTCGTCCGGATCTGCGCAGCCCGCCGCGTCGCCCTACTGCACGCTCCTCCGCGCCGCGCTCTTCGGCCCCGACACGCCCGACCGCGTCGCGTCCTCGGCCGCCGCGTGCTCCTCgtcgtcgtcctccttctccccGGGGCCCTCGCCTGTCGGCACCCCCGCCACCGGGAACATCTTCAGATTCAAGACGGAGGTGCGCCGGAACGCCAAGAGGGCGCTTTTTTCGGGAGACCAAGAGGAGGACGCGCTGTTCCCCGGCATTTTCACCACCAGGGGCGCGGGACCAAGGAAGGTGCCAAGGTCGCCGTACAAG GTGCTGGATGCGCCCGCTTTGCAGGACGACTTCTACCTCAACCTCGTCGATTGGTCTTCACATAACGTCCTTGCTGTCGGGTTGGGCAATTGCGTTTACTTGTGGAATGCATGCAGCAGCAAG GTCACCAAGCTTTGTGATTTGGGGGTGGATGACAATGTTTGCTCTGTGGGGTGGGCGCAGCGCGGCACTCACCTAGCTGTAGGCACAAAGCAAGGAAAAGTTCAG ATCTGGGATGCAACTCGTTGTAAAAGAATAAGAACTATGGAAAGCCATCGCATGCGTGTAGGTGCTCTTGCATGGAGTTCTTCTTTGCTTTCTTCTGGAAGCCGTGACAAGAGCATCCTCCACCATGATATCCGTGCTCAAGAAGATTATGTTAGCAAGCTTACCGGGCATAAATCTGAG GTTTGTGGACTCAAGTGGTCTTATGACAATCGTCAGCTTGCATCCGGAGGCAATGACAATGGA CTTTTTGTTTGGAATCCACATTCAGTACAACCAGTACTGAAGTATACTGAGCACACAGCAGCTGTCAAAGCTATTgcctggtcacctcatctccacgGCCTGCTTGCATCTGGTGGAGGAACTGCAGATAGATGCATACGATTCTGGAATACGACCACAAATACACACTTGAGTTGTGTGGACACTGGCAGCCAG GTCTGCAATCTTGCGTGGTCAAAGAATGTGAATGAGCTTGTTAGCACCCACGGGTACTCCCAGAACCAGATAATTGTTTGGAGATATCCAACAATGTCGAAG CTTGCCACTTTGACAGGGCACACGTACCGAGTATTGTATTTAGCTATTTCCCCTGACGGCCAG ACCATAGTTACTGGTGCCGGTGACGAAACACT